One Silene latifolia isolate original U9 population chromosome 4, ASM4854445v1, whole genome shotgun sequence DNA segment encodes these proteins:
- the LOC141653382 gene encoding uncharacterized protein LOC141653382 isoform X1 gives MMMSGERRRYAMSWRKVAKSLMKLGAHVFLFSFTCLLVYKLDHMASYSWWTVFCPIWLFHIVTARGRFSMPAPSVPHDRHWAPCHAVVATPLIVAFELLLCIYLESLQAFNIPVVSLKVVFIPLLTFQTFILIDNFRVSYRMCRALIPSDEESLSDEAIWETLPHFWVAISMVFFVAATLFTMLKLSGDIGALGWWDLFINFSIAECFSFLVCTKWTNPLIHRTSNSTICTSSSNSVSYLDWTSGLVVYPEEDQNQDTLCGLPDIGGHLMKLPIIVFQVLLCMHLEGTPASARSIPLPLLFSPIFLLQGVGVLLAASQLVEKIVLLLHSEVGQGHYFTYSAKFSDCFEFMHRGSRLLGWWSIDEGSREEQARLLHEGTSGYNTFCNYPPEVVKKMPKKDLAEEVWRLQAALGQQTEITKICQDEFERLQNEKVLCRVCFEREISIVLLPCRHRILCCLCSDKCKKCPVCRVSIEERLAVYGV, from the exons ATGATGATGAGTGGAGAAAGAAGAAGATATGCAATGAGTTGGAGAAAAGTTGCAAAATCTCTGATGAAATTAGGAGCTCAtgtctttcttttctcttttacTTGCTTACTTGTCTATAAGCTTGATCATATGGCTTCTTACTCTTGGTG GACGGTGTTTTGCCCTATATGGCTCTTTCACATAGTCACCGCCCGAGGAAGATTCTCAATGCCTGCTCCTTCAGTTCCGCATGACCGTCAT TGGGCGCCCTGTCATGCTGTTGTTGCGACACCATTGATAGTTGCATTTGAATTGCTCCTTTGTATATATCTCGAGAGTCTTCAGG CCTTCAATATTCCTGTTGTGAGCCTGAAGGTTGTTTTCATTCCATTATTGACTTTCCAGACATTTATTCTAATTGACAATTTCAG AGTTTCTTACAGAATGTGCAGGGCCCTAATACCAAGCGATGAAGAAAGCTTGAGTGATGAAGCAATATGGGAGACACTTCCG CATTTCTGGGTCGCTATCTCCATGGTTTTCTTTGTCGCTGCTACATTGTTCACCATGTTAAAACTATCTG GTGATATTGGTGCATTGGGATGGTGGGATTTGTTTATCAATTTTAG TATTGCGGAGTGCTTTTCCTTTCTTGTTTGTACAAAATGGACCAATCCTCTGATCCACAGGACTTCCAACTCTACCATATGCACTTCGTCCTCTAACTCTGTCAGTTATCTTGATTGGACCAGCGGGTTAGTTGTTTATCCTGAAGAGGATCAAAATCAAGATACACTTTGTGGTTTGCCAGACATTGGTGGCCATCTTATGAAGCTACCAATCATAGTCTTTCAAGTCCTACTCTGCATGCACTTAGAG GGAACTCCTGCTAGTGCTagatctatccctcttccacttcTTTTCTCGCCTATATTTCTCTTGCAAGGAGTTGGGGTTTTATTAGCTGCATCGCAATTGGTGGAGAAAATTGTTCTCTTACTACATAGTGAAGTTGGACAGGGACACTATTTTACCTATTCAGCAAAATTTTCTGACTGTTTCGAATTTATGCACCGTGGTTCAAG GCTACTTGGTTGGTGGTCCATTGACGAGGGAAGTCGGGAGGAGCAAGCACGGCTTTTGCATGAAGGAACATCAGG ATACAATACCTTTTGCAATTATCCACCCGAGGTGGTTAAAAAAATGCCTAAGAAGGACTTAGCTGAGGAG GTCTGGAGATTGCAGGCGGCTCTGGGGCAGCAAACAGAGATAACCAAAATTTGCCAAGACGAATTTGAAAGATTACAAAAT GAGAAAGTTCTGTGCCGGGTATGCTTTGAGAGAGAGATCAGCATCGTCCTCCTGCCTTGTAGGCACCGGATTCTGTGCTG TTTGTGCAGTGATAAATGTAAGAAATGTCCAGTTTGTCGCGTCTCTATCGAGGAGAGACTAGCTGTATATGGCGTATAG
- the LOC141653382 gene encoding uncharacterized protein LOC141653382 isoform X2, with protein MMMSGERRRYAMSWRKVAKSLMKLGAHVFLFSFTCLLVYKLDHMASYSWWTVFCPIWLFHIVTARGRFSMPAPSVPHDRHWAPCHAVVATPLIVAFELLLCIYLESLQAFNIPVVSLKVVFIPLLTFQTFILIDNFRMCRALIPSDEESLSDEAIWETLPHFWVAISMVFFVAATLFTMLKLSGDIGALGWWDLFINFSIAECFSFLVCTKWTNPLIHRTSNSTICTSSSNSVSYLDWTSGLVVYPEEDQNQDTLCGLPDIGGHLMKLPIIVFQVLLCMHLEGTPASARSIPLPLLFSPIFLLQGVGVLLAASQLVEKIVLLLHSEVGQGHYFTYSAKFSDCFEFMHRGSRLLGWWSIDEGSREEQARLLHEGTSGYNTFCNYPPEVVKKMPKKDLAEEVWRLQAALGQQTEITKICQDEFERLQNEKVLCRVCFEREISIVLLPCRHRILCCLCSDKCKKCPVCRVSIEERLAVYGV; from the exons ATGATGATGAGTGGAGAAAGAAGAAGATATGCAATGAGTTGGAGAAAAGTTGCAAAATCTCTGATGAAATTAGGAGCTCAtgtctttcttttctcttttacTTGCTTACTTGTCTATAAGCTTGATCATATGGCTTCTTACTCTTGGTG GACGGTGTTTTGCCCTATATGGCTCTTTCACATAGTCACCGCCCGAGGAAGATTCTCAATGCCTGCTCCTTCAGTTCCGCATGACCGTCAT TGGGCGCCCTGTCATGCTGTTGTTGCGACACCATTGATAGTTGCATTTGAATTGCTCCTTTGTATATATCTCGAGAGTCTTCAGG CCTTCAATATTCCTGTTGTGAGCCTGAAGGTTGTTTTCATTCCATTATTGACTTTCCAGACATTTATTCTAATTGACAATTTCAG AATGTGCAGGGCCCTAATACCAAGCGATGAAGAAAGCTTGAGTGATGAAGCAATATGGGAGACACTTCCG CATTTCTGGGTCGCTATCTCCATGGTTTTCTTTGTCGCTGCTACATTGTTCACCATGTTAAAACTATCTG GTGATATTGGTGCATTGGGATGGTGGGATTTGTTTATCAATTTTAG TATTGCGGAGTGCTTTTCCTTTCTTGTTTGTACAAAATGGACCAATCCTCTGATCCACAGGACTTCCAACTCTACCATATGCACTTCGTCCTCTAACTCTGTCAGTTATCTTGATTGGACCAGCGGGTTAGTTGTTTATCCTGAAGAGGATCAAAATCAAGATACACTTTGTGGTTTGCCAGACATTGGTGGCCATCTTATGAAGCTACCAATCATAGTCTTTCAAGTCCTACTCTGCATGCACTTAGAG GGAACTCCTGCTAGTGCTagatctatccctcttccacttcTTTTCTCGCCTATATTTCTCTTGCAAGGAGTTGGGGTTTTATTAGCTGCATCGCAATTGGTGGAGAAAATTGTTCTCTTACTACATAGTGAAGTTGGACAGGGACACTATTTTACCTATTCAGCAAAATTTTCTGACTGTTTCGAATTTATGCACCGTGGTTCAAG GCTACTTGGTTGGTGGTCCATTGACGAGGGAAGTCGGGAGGAGCAAGCACGGCTTTTGCATGAAGGAACATCAGG ATACAATACCTTTTGCAATTATCCACCCGAGGTGGTTAAAAAAATGCCTAAGAAGGACTTAGCTGAGGAG GTCTGGAGATTGCAGGCGGCTCTGGGGCAGCAAACAGAGATAACCAAAATTTGCCAAGACGAATTTGAAAGATTACAAAAT GAGAAAGTTCTGTGCCGGGTATGCTTTGAGAGAGAGATCAGCATCGTCCTCCTGCCTTGTAGGCACCGGATTCTGTGCTG TTTGTGCAGTGATAAATGTAAGAAATGTCCAGTTTGTCGCGTCTCTATCGAGGAGAGACTAGCTGTATATGGCGTATAG
- the LOC141651326 gene encoding uncharacterized protein LOC141651326 — protein sequence MYTASCSSVTWIVIKEGKGAKRGEADKAYDDMTSFEFVLVLHIMIDFGITNDLCQALQRKSQDILNAMHLVSNTKILIQKLRDDGWENLLQQVLLFCNNHEIEVPNMEDHYIYGRGRYRQPKDRVTNLHYFRFDVFNAAIDSQLHELDFRFNDEMIELLYLSSSLDPKRKFQNFKVDDIYKLVSKFYPADFTEQEKLNLKSQLDLFFLEMMEHPQLDRLKSISDLCRWLAETEKGEIYYLIDRLVRLVLTLSVSIKNRRACFFSHEIDKDRTVIAWRMII from the coding sequence ATGTATACCGCTTCATGTTCGAGTGTTACATGGATCGTAATTAAGGAAGGAAAAGGTGCAAAAAGAGGAGAAGCCGATAAGGCTTATGATGACATGACTTCCTTTGAGTTTGTTCTTGTCTTGCACATTATGATCGATTTTGGGATAACAAATGATCTTTGTCAAGCATTGCAAAGAAAATCACAAGATATATTAAATGCTATGCACCTAGTGTCTAATACAAAGATCTTGATACAAAAGCTAAGAGATGATGGGTGGGAAAATTTGTTACAACAAGTGTTATTATTTTGCAACAACCATGAGATCGAAGTGCCAAACATGGAGGATCATTATATTTATGGGAGAGGAAGATACAGACAACCAAAAGATCGTGTCACTAACTTACATTATTTTCGATTCGATGTCTTCAATGCTGCGATAGACTCTCAACTACATGAGCTAGATTTTAGATTCAATGATGAAATGATTGAATTGCTTTATCTGAGTTCGTCTCTTGACCCGAagagaaaatttcaaaatttcaaggtTGATGACATTTACAAGCTTGTTTCAAAATTTTATCCAGCGGATTTTACCGAGCAAGAGAAGTTGAATCTTAAAAGTCAGTTAGACCTCTTCTTCCTTGAAATGATGGAGCACCCTCAATTAGATAGGTTAAAATCTATATCTGATCTTTGTCGATGGCTTGCGGAAACTGAAAAGGGGGAGATATATTATCTTATCGATCGACTAGTTCGATTAGTCTTAACTCTATCGGTGTCAATCAAGAATCGCAGAGCGTGCTTTTTCAGCCATGAAATTGATAAAGACCGCACCGTAATCGCATGGAGGATGATTATTTAA